CAATGAAGACCCGCCGCCACGCCGAAGGGCATTCAAGCGGGCCGGTCAGGAAGGCGCCCGCCATGTCGCGACGACCGCTCACGCCGCTGCGTCCGCACAACAAACAGTTTCTTCTCGCGCGCACCGCCTATCAGGCCCATGACGACTGGGTGCGCTTCAATCTCGACAACGGCTTCGTCCTGTCCTGCTGCCCCCATCTCCGGGTCGCCGAGCTCACGAGCCAGGACGGCCGGACCTTCTATCTTCTTGGGCACGCGGTGCGCACCGACCGCCTCGGGCGCAGCGTCGAGGGCGATTTCCACCTTCACCCGGCCGATGCGATCGAGGACTGGACGACCTGCTGGACGGGCCGCTGGGTCCTGGTCGGCCCGACCTCGTGCCAGCCCGACGCCGGGGCCTCGCTCGGCATCGTCCATCGACGGACCGGCTCGGGCGCGGACGCGCAGAGCTGGGTGTCGAGTAGCACCGCCCTGCTCGCCGAAGCCTCGGCCGCGCACGGCCCCGTCCAGCCGATCGCCTGGGGCGTGCGCCACGCCCACGGCATGGACTGGGTGCCGGCGCCCTTTACCGGAATGGCCGGCATCGACCGCCTCGCCCCGCTGCACCGGCTCGACTATGTCGACGGCACGGTCCGGCCGCTCGCGGTGCCGAGCTTCGCGAACGCCGTGACCGAGCGCCCGTCGGCCGGCGGCTTCGCCGAGCGTCTGCGTATCGCGGCGCAGAACACGACCCTGCTCGACCATCCGACCACGCGTGTCGCGCTGACCGCCGGGCTCGACACCCGCACCGTGCTGGCGGCCGCCGTCGCGTCCGGCATCGAGGTCGAGACCTACACGGTCGCCTCGCCCTGGGTCGTGCAGCACGACCTCGTCCTGCCGCCGCAGCTGAGCGCACAGGTCCTGGTGCCGCATCACACGGTCGTGCACCGGCCGTCCGCCAGCGACGGGATCGCCGCACGGGTCGAGACGGCCCAGCGCCATCTCGCCGGCAACGGCGCCGGCGGCCCCTTGCGCAACCTGACCGAAGGCCGGCTCGAGTTCGCCCAGGCGCCGGGCACGCTGTTCCTGGTCGGGGCCACGTTCGAGATCGGGCGCTGCTTCTACTGGAACAGGTTCGCCCAGGCCGGCGCCAGCGCCCGGCTGCCGGACCCCGACACGATCCTGCGCGCCTTTCCCGACCGCGAGCGCAGCGCGGCGCCGTGGCGCGAGGCGGCGGCCCGCTGGGTCGAGACCGCACGCGACCAGACCCACGCCCTCGACTGGCGCGACCGCTTCTATCTCGACCAGCGGCTGGGCAGCTGGCTGGCGGGCTACCAGCAGGTCTGGGACATGGTCGGCGGAACCTCGTTCCCGCTGGGCAACGGCCTCGCCCTGTTCGCCCACCTCCTGCGGCCCGACACCCACCAGCGCCGCGCGGGCTGGCTGCAACGCCAGGCGATCCACGTGCTCGAGCCCCGGCTCGCCCGCTATCCCATCAATCCCTTGCCGCGCCACGTCGTCCTCGCCCGCGCGATGCGCGAGCGGCTCAAGGGCCGTTGGGCCGACGCCATCGCCGAACGGCTGTCGGCCTCGGTCCGGCGGCTGCGGGCGGGCTAGACCAGGACGATGCGACGGCGGCCGCGGGAAAAAGGCGCTCAGACAGCCGGACGGTAGGTTGCCAGCTTCAGGCCGAAGCCGATGAACACGACGCCTGTCGTGGCCTTCAGCCAGCGCTGGAAGCGCGGGCTGCGCCCGGCCGACGCCAGCCTCGAGAACAGCATGACCATCGCGCCGAACCAGACGACGTTGATCATCGCGTGCACGAAGACCAGGAGGAAGGCCGACGCGACCGGGTGGGCGTTCAGCGGTATGAAATTCGGGAACACGGCCAGGTAGAACATCGAGACCTTGGGGTTCAGGCCGTTGGTCAGAAGCCCCTCGAGAAACGCCCGGGACAGCGTCCGCCGCCGGCGCGCGGGCGCGACCGCGACCGGCGCCTCGATGCCCTTGAACGCGGCCGCCAGCGCCTTGATCCCGATCCAGCAGAGATAGGCGACGCCCAGATATTTCACGATCGCGAAGGCGGTCGCCGACTTCATGAGGAGGATCGAGATGCCCATGATCGACAGGACGCCGTGGACGTAGAACGCCACAAAGAAGCCGGCGATGGCGGCAAAGCCGGCCTCGCGGCCGGAGGTCGGCACCGTCCTGACGATCAGCACGCCGTTCGGCCCCGGCGAGACGACCAGAAGCGCCGCGACCATCGCGAACGCCAGAAGTTCCGACGCACCCATCGTCCAGGTTCCTCCATCCGTGCGGCGGCAGGATGGGCCTCCCTGCGACCCGGCGCAACGCCGATCCCGCCGGAAGCGCCGGCGGGCGACACGCCCGGCCCGACGACACGCTGCCCCGATCGTCCTGCGCCGGACGATTGCCGCGTGCGAATCCCGGCTCTAGATTGACGGACGGCATGAACACGTAGCGGTCGGACATCCCTTGCTCAAGCGCGCCCTTGCCTCCGGTCTCGTTCTCCTCGCTGTCGCAGCGGCTCCCGCGACGGCCGACACGCTCCTGGCGCCGACGCCGCTGATCCTGAAGGACGGCCGCATATCGCAGGTCACGATCCACACCCTGGCCTTCCCGCTCAACCAGAGCCGGCTGACGGCGGAGGAGCAGGGCCGCCTGAGCGCCCTGGCGGCGAGCGTCGCCACCGACTGCTTCCTGACGGCGCAGAGCGTCGGCCACGTCGCGAGGCAGGAAGCGACGGGGCAGCCCGCCGACGCCCACAGCCTCGCCCGTGCCCGCGCCGACGAGGTCCAGCGCGCCCTGGTGAATGTCGGCCTGCCCGTCGACGCCATCGCGAGCGTGTGGGACTGGCAGTTCCTGGTCGACGCGCCGCGCGGCACGCTCTGGGTCTTCGCGCTGGCCGAGGGCGAGGATTGCACCGGCACGCCGCTCCATCCCGAGCTGGTCGCGGCCGCGACCGCGCCCCAGGCGCAAGCCGCGCCGGCCACGGGCCCGGCCGTGCCGACCGAGACGGCGGAAGCCACGCCCGACGCGCCGCCCCCGCCCGCGCCGGAGGTCGAGACGACGGCCGCGCCGGAGAGCGCGCCCGACGCGATGGCGCCGCCGGCGGCGAAGCCGGCGACCGTGACAGCCGCCGCGGACCGCCCCGCCGCGGAACCGCCGCAGGCGGCCCGGACCGCGATCGTGTTCGACAGCAACAGCTCTTTCTTTCCGAACGACGCGGAAGCCAAGCTCCGCGCCTTGCTGAGCGCCATTCCGGCCGGCAGCCAGGCCACGGTCCAGATCGACACCAGCGTGGGCCGCGGCGACGTGCGCGGCGCGAGCTCGACCGAGCAGGCCGCGGCGTACAACCGATGGCTGGCGACCCGCCGCGCCGACCGCGTGCGGGAGTGGCTCGACACAAACGGCGGCGGCCGAAGCTTCACCTTCCGCAACACGTTCGTCCAGGACGAGTCGCGGCAGGTCGAGGTGACCGCCGATCCGGCCGGCTGACAACGGCACACCAAAGGGGGCGTCATGCGTGCAGGAACGGGCGACGAGCCGCCGGTCGCCATCGGGGTCGACATGGGGGGCACGAAGATCGAGGCGCTCGCCCTCGCCGCCTCCGGGCGGGAACTGGTGCGGCGGCGCGTGCCGACGCCGAAGGGCGCGTACGAGCAGACGGTCCTGGCCGTCCGCGATCTCGTCCACGGCATCGAAAGCGAGCTCGGCCAGCAGGGCACGGTCGGCATCGGCCATCCCGGCGCCATCGACCCGACATCGGGCCTGATCAAGAACGCGAACTCGACCCACCTGCTGGGCAAGCCGCTCGACAAGGACCTGTCCGCGGCGCTCGAGCGGCAGGTCGCACTGGCGAACGACGCGGACTGCCTAGCACTTTCCGAGGCGACCGACGGCGCCGGCGCCGGCGCCATCTCGGTCTTCGGCGTCATCATCGGCACGGGCACGGGCGGCGGGATCGCGATCCACGGCCGGGTCCTGTCCGGTCCCAACGCGATCGCCGGCGAGTGGGGCCACAATCCCCTGCCCTGGGCCGACGCGAGCGAGCAGCCCGGCCCGGCATGCTATTGCGGCAAGCACGGCTGCATCGAGACCTTTCTCGCCGGGCCGTCGATGGCGGCCGACCACCAGCGCGTGACGGGCGAGGCGCTCGATCCGCCCGGCATCCTGACGGCGGCCGAAGCGGGCGATCCCGCCGCGACGGCGACGCTCGCGCGCTACGAGGACCGCATGGCGCGCGCGCTCGCGACGGTGGTCAACCTCCTGGACCCCGAGGTGATC
Above is a genomic segment from Geminicoccaceae bacterium SCSIO 64248 containing:
- a CDS encoding ROK family protein translates to MRAGTGDEPPVAIGVDMGGTKIEALALAASGRELVRRRVPTPKGAYEQTVLAVRDLVHGIESELGQQGTVGIGHPGAIDPTSGLIKNANSTHLLGKPLDKDLSAALERQVALANDADCLALSEATDGAGAGAISVFGVIIGTGTGGGIAIHGRVLSGPNAIAGEWGHNPLPWADASEQPGPACYCGKHGCIETFLAGPSMAADHQRVTGEALDPPGILTAAEAGDPAATATLARYEDRMARALATVVNLLDPEVIVLGGGVSRVRRLYDNVPPLLTAYAFSAGVGAQLRTRLTMAIHGDSSGVRGAAWLGRDLAQHASDGSAPLSKAAPAGLRPG
- a CDS encoding LysE family translocator produces the protein MGASELLAFAMVAALLVVSPGPNGVLIVRTVPTSGREAGFAAIAGFFVAFYVHGVLSIMGISILLMKSATAFAIVKYLGVAYLCWIGIKALAAAFKGIEAPVAVAPARRRRTLSRAFLEGLLTNGLNPKVSMFYLAVFPNFIPLNAHPVASAFLLVFVHAMINVVWFGAMVMLFSRLASAGRSPRFQRWLKATTGVVFIGFGLKLATYRPAV